The Strigops habroptila isolate Jane chromosome 13, bStrHab1.2.pri, whole genome shotgun sequence genome contains a region encoding:
- the ADNP gene encoding activity-dependent neuroprotector homeobox protein isoform X6, with protein sequence MSLRRPSTINFGETMFQLPVNNLGSLRKARKTVKKILSDIGLEYCKEHIEDFKQFEPNDFYLKNTTWEDVGLWDPSLTKNQDYRTKPFCCSACPFSSKFFSAYKSHFRNVHSEDFENRILLNCPYCTFNADKKTLETHIKIFHAPNANTPSGGISTFKDKNKHDSLKPKQADSVDQAVYYCKKCTYRDPLYEIVRKHIYREHFQHVAAPYVAKGGEKSLNGAVPLSSSTREEGSIHCKRCLFMPKSYEALVQHVIEDHERIGYQVTAMIGHTNVVVPRSKPLMLIAPKPQDKKSMGLPQRMGALSPGSVRSLSSQQMMNRLTIPKPTLNSAGVNMMSNVHLQQNNYGVKSVPPSYVGQPGGRLNLSGSAQVSIPQQSQTMKQFSTSGNGRPYTLGGEQRSQASARYSLQSANSSSLSSAQLKQTSLSQSQSASRVLGQSGSKSPVAATGPSPVNTSSTQKWKICTICNELFPENVYSVHFEKEHKAEKVPAVANYIMKIHNFTSKCLYCNRYLPTDTLLNHMLIHGLSCPYCRSTFNDVEKMAAHMRMVHVDEEMGPKTDSTLTFDLTLQQGSHTNIHLLVTTYNLRDAPAESVAYHAQNTPPVPPKPQPKVQEKSDVPVKSSPQAAVPYKKDVGKTLCPLCFSILKGPISDALAHHLRERHQVIQTVHPVEKKLTYKCIHCLGVYTSNMTASTITLHLVHCRGVGKTQNGQDKGTSSSRLSQSPAVAPVKRTYEHMEFSLMKKRKMDDDDSPSAFEEKPEEPVVLALDPKGHEDDSYEARKTFLTKYFNKQPYPTRREIEKLAASLWLWKSDIASHFSNKRKKCVRDCEKYKPGVLLGFNMKELNKVKHEMDFDAEWLFENHDEKNSRVNVSKTVDKKINLEKDNESSSDSYENIEEEYNESGSPFGQRISDSGGKTSSDSTVENPEDSISKEIIEENTLQSPEKSDPKPEKSSKYEEILSTEEPTKLVGDVSDSDGDQDDQDDAVEWKDGASQSESGPGSQQVSDFEDNTSEVKPEVWTDESSQSEDASSSKPAGETKGGGSESEEEQSKWKNRSYGKVEEFWSKDQSQWKNASEIEESLSNQQMEWQNSTIDSEDGEQFDSVTDGVAEPMHSSLTSVELSSQQA encoded by the exons ATGAGTCTGAGACGCCCAAGCACCATTAATTTTGGAG AAACTATGTTCCAACTTCCTGTCAACAACCTTGGCAGTTTAAGAAAGGCCCggaaaactgtgaaaaaaatacttagTGACATTGGTTTGGAATACTGTAAAGAACATATAGAA GATTTTAAGCAGTTTGAACCTAATgacttttatttgaaaaacactACATGGGAAGATGTAGGATTGTGGGACCCATCGCTTACAAAAAATCAG GACTATCGGACAAAGCCCTTTTGCTGCAGTGCATGTCCATTCTCCTCGAAGTTCTTTTCAGCGTACAAAAGCCACTTCCGGAATGTTCATAGTGAAGACTTTGAAAATAGGATTCTCCTTAATTGTCCTTATTGTACGTTCAATGCGGACAAAAAGACTTTGGAAACgcacattaaaatatttcatgctcCAAATGCCAATACACCGAGTGGAGGCATCAGcacttttaaagataaaaacaaacatgaTAGCCTTAAACCTAAGCAGGCTGACAGTGTAGATCAAGCTGTTTATTACTGTAAGAAGTGCACTTACCGAGATCCTCTGTATGAAATAGTTAGAAAGCACATTTACAGGGAACATTTTCAGCATGTTGCTGCTCCTTATGTAGCGAAGGGAGGTGAAAAGTCACTCAATGGTGCAGTTCCATTAAGTTCCAGTACCCGAGAGGAGGGGAGTATTCACTGCAAACGATGCCTTTTTATGCCGAAGTCGTACGAAGCTTTAGTACAGCATGTTATCGAAGACCACGAACGTATAGGATATCAGGTGACAGCAATGATAGGTCACACTAATGTAGTGGTTCCAAGATCTAAACCTTTGATGCTGATAGCTCCAAAACCACAGGATAAGAAGTCTATGGGCCTCCCTCAGAGGATGGGTGCCCTTTCCCCTGGAAGCGTTCGATCTCTTTCGTCACAACAGATGATGAACAGACTCACTATACCAAAGCCTACGTTAAATTCCGCAGGAGTGAACATGATGTCAAATGTGCACCTACAACAAAACAATTACGGGGTCAAGTCAGTACCGCCAAGCTACGTTGGTCAGCCAGGGGGAAGGCTAAACTTGAGTGGGAGTGCACAGGTTTCTATTCCACAACAATCACAGACAATGAAGCAGTTTTCAACAAGTGGAAATGGAAGGCCTTATACTCTCGGAGGGGAACAGAGATCACAGGCCTCAGCAAGATACTCTCTTCAGTCTGCCAATTCATCTTCCCTTTCATCAGCTCAGTTGAAACAGACGTCGTTATCTCAGTCACAGTCAGCCTCGAGAGTATTAGGTCAGTCTGGCTCAAAATCTCCTGTAGCTGCTACAGGCCCTTCCCCTGTCAATACGTCATCCACACAGAAGTGGAAAATCTGTACAATCTGTAATGAGCTGTTTCCTGAGAATGTGTATAGTGTCCACTTCGAAAAGGAGCACAAGGCTGAAAAGGTGCCTGCGGTAGCTAACTATATAATGAAAATCCACAATTTCACTAGCAAATGTCTATACTGTAATCGCTATTTACCCACTGATACGTTGCTTAATCATATGTTAATACATGGTCTGTCTTGTCCGTATTGCCGTTCGACCTTCAATGACGTGGAAAAGATGGCTGCTCACATGCGAATGGTTCATGTCGATGAAGAAATGGGACCTAAAACTGATTCCACTCTAACCTTTGATTTGACATTGCAGCAGGGTAGTCACACGAATATCCATCTTCTTGTAACCACCTACAACCTGAGAGATGCTCCTGCTGAATCTGTAGCTTACCACGCTCAGAATACTCCCCCGGTTCCTCCAAAGCCACAGCCGAAAGTCCAGGAGAAGTCTGATGTACCTGTAAAAAGTTCTCCACAAGCAGCAGTTCCCTACAAAAAAGACGTGGGGAAAACTCTCTGTCCTCTGTGCTTTTCAATCCTAAAAGGACCCATCTCTGATGCACTTGCACATCATCTACGGGAGAGGCATCAAGTAATTCAGACAGTTCACCCGGTTGAGAAAAAGCTGACCTACAAATGCATTCATTGCCTTGGTGTATATACGAGTAACATGACTGCCTCAACTATAACGCTGCACCTTGTCCACTGCAGAGGTGTGGGGAAGACCCAGAACGGCCAGGACAAAGGTACTTCCTCATCTCGGCTCAGTCAGTCTCCAGCTGTAGCACCCGTAAAACGTACTTACGAGCACATGGAATTCTCACtgatgaagaagaggaaaatggatgACGATGACTCCCCCTCTGCCTTTGAGGAGAAGCCTGAAGAACCTGTAGTTCTAGCATTGGACCCCAAGGGTCATGAAGATGATTCCTATGAAgccaggaaaacatttcttacaaaatattttaataagcaaCCATATCCCACTAGGAGAGAGATTGAAAAGCTGGCTGCCAGTTTGTGGCTCTGGAAGTCTGATATTGCATCTCATTTTagtaacaaaaggaagaaatgtgtaAGAGATTGTGAAAAATACAAACCTGGTGTGCTGCTCGGTTTCAATATGAAAGAGTTAAACAAAGTCAAACATGAAATGGATTTTGATGCTGAATGGCTGTTTGAAAACCACGATGAAAAGAATTCCAGAGTCAACGTTAGTAAGACTgttgataaaaaaataaacttagaaaaagacaatgaaagTTCCTCAGACAGCTATGAAAATATAGAAGAGGAATACAATGAAAGTGGGAGTCCATTTGGTCAGCGTATTTCCGACAGTGGTGGGAAAACCTCTTCTGATAGCACAGTGGAGAACCCAGAGGACAGCATATCCAAGGAAAtcatagaagaaaatacattacaGTCTCCAGAAAAGTCTGatccaaaaccagagaaaagcTCTAAATATGAAGAGATTCTTTCTACTGAAGAGCCAACAAAACTGGTAGGCGATGTCTCGGATAGCGACGGTGATCAGGATGATCAAGATGATGCTGTTGAATGGAAAGATGGAGCTTCACAGTCTGAAAGTGGGCCCGGCTCTCAGCAGGTTTCTGATTTTGAAGATAATACATCGGAAGTAAAGCCAGAGGTGTGGACAGATGAATCCTCCCAAAGTGAAGATGCGAGCAGCAGTAAACCAGCTGGTGAGACAAAGGGGGGTGGATCTGAAAGTGAGGAAGAACAGTCAAAGTGGAAGAATCGTTCCTATGGAAAAGTAGAAGAGTTTTGGTCTAAGGACCAGTCGCAATGGAAAAACGCATCAGAGATTGAGGAGAGCTTGTCAAACCAGCAGATGGAATGGCAGAATAGCACAATTGACAGTGAGGATGGAGAGCAGTTTGACAGTGTGACTGATGGAGTAGCAGAGCCAATGCACAGCAGCTTAACCAGTGTGGAGCTGAGCAGCCAGCAAGCATGA
- the ADNP gene encoding activity-dependent neuroprotector homeobox protein isoform X1: protein MEYCMLGTSAFHKVQQQLMMPRKAFLSQKEKQARARERDMLKKRRRRQDYLKRSVEPQKNAETIKWHRDDEKRRENEQVKDKDIKKRWRQDERERRKNVDAMNWRYEREDEKRENERETMFQLPVNNLGSLRKARKTVKKILSDIGLEYCKEHIEDFKQFEPNDFYLKNTTWEDVGLWDPSLTKNQDYRTKPFCCSACPFSSKFFSAYKSHFRNVHSEDFENRILLNCPYCTFNADKKTLETHIKIFHAPNANTPSGGISTFKDKNKHDSLKPKQADSVDQAVYYCKKCTYRDPLYEIVRKHIYREHFQHVAAPYVAKGGEKSLNGAVPLSSSTREEGSIHCKRCLFMPKSYEALVQHVIEDHERIGYQVTAMIGHTNVVVPRSKPLMLIAPKPQDKKSMGLPQRMGALSPGSVRSLSSQQMMNRLTIPKPTLNSAGVNMMSNVHLQQNNYGVKSVPPSYVGQPGGRLNLSGSAQVSIPQQSQTMKQFSTSGNGRPYTLGGEQRSQASARYSLQSANSSSLSSAQLKQTSLSQSQSASRVLGQSGSKSPVAATGPSPVNTSSTQKWKICTICNELFPENVYSVHFEKEHKAEKVPAVANYIMKIHNFTSKCLYCNRYLPTDTLLNHMLIHGLSCPYCRSTFNDVEKMAAHMRMVHVDEEMGPKTDSTLTFDLTLQQGSHTNIHLLVTTYNLRDAPAESVAYHAQNTPPVPPKPQPKVQEKSDVPVKSSPQAAVPYKKDVGKTLCPLCFSILKGPISDALAHHLRERHQVIQTVHPVEKKLTYKCIHCLGVYTSNMTASTITLHLVHCRGVGKTQNGQDKGTSSSRLSQSPAVAPVKRTYEHMEFSLMKKRKMDDDDSPSAFEEKPEEPVVLALDPKGHEDDSYEARKTFLTKYFNKQPYPTRREIEKLAASLWLWKSDIASHFSNKRKKCVRDCEKYKPGVLLGFNMKELNKVKHEMDFDAEWLFENHDEKNSRVNVSKTVDKKINLEKDNESSSDSYENIEEEYNESGSPFGQRISDSGGKTSSDSTVENPEDSISKEIIEENTLQSPEKSDPKPEKSSKYEEILSTEEPTKLVGDVSDSDGDQDDQDDAVEWKDGASQSESGPGSQQVSDFEDNTSEVKPEVWTDESSQSEDASSSKPAGETKGGGSESEEEQSKWKNRSYGKVEEFWSKDQSQWKNASEIEESLSNQQMEWQNSTIDSEDGEQFDSVTDGVAEPMHSSLTSVELSSQQA, encoded by the exons aTGGAGTATTGCATGCTGGGAACAAGTGCTTTCCATAAG gtacagcagcagctcatgaTGCCCcgtaaagcttttctttcccagaaagaaaagcaggctcGTGCCAGGGAAAGGGATATGttaaaaaagaggaggaggcgACAAGACTATCTCAAAAGAAGCGTGGAGCcgcagaaaaatgcagaaacaataaaatggCACAGGGATGAtgagaagaggagagaaaatgagcAAGTTAAGGACAAAGATATCAAGAAGCGGTGGAGACAGGATGAGAGAGAACGACGAAAGAATGTGGACGCTATGAATTGGCGCTATGAAAGGGAAGATGAGAAGAGGGAAAATGAGCGAG AAACTATGTTCCAACTTCCTGTCAACAACCTTGGCAGTTTAAGAAAGGCCCggaaaactgtgaaaaaaatacttagTGACATTGGTTTGGAATACTGTAAAGAACATATAGAA GATTTTAAGCAGTTTGAACCTAATgacttttatttgaaaaacactACATGGGAAGATGTAGGATTGTGGGACCCATCGCTTACAAAAAATCAG GACTATCGGACAAAGCCCTTTTGCTGCAGTGCATGTCCATTCTCCTCGAAGTTCTTTTCAGCGTACAAAAGCCACTTCCGGAATGTTCATAGTGAAGACTTTGAAAATAGGATTCTCCTTAATTGTCCTTATTGTACGTTCAATGCGGACAAAAAGACTTTGGAAACgcacattaaaatatttcatgctcCAAATGCCAATACACCGAGTGGAGGCATCAGcacttttaaagataaaaacaaacatgaTAGCCTTAAACCTAAGCAGGCTGACAGTGTAGATCAAGCTGTTTATTACTGTAAGAAGTGCACTTACCGAGATCCTCTGTATGAAATAGTTAGAAAGCACATTTACAGGGAACATTTTCAGCATGTTGCTGCTCCTTATGTAGCGAAGGGAGGTGAAAAGTCACTCAATGGTGCAGTTCCATTAAGTTCCAGTACCCGAGAGGAGGGGAGTATTCACTGCAAACGATGCCTTTTTATGCCGAAGTCGTACGAAGCTTTAGTACAGCATGTTATCGAAGACCACGAACGTATAGGATATCAGGTGACAGCAATGATAGGTCACACTAATGTAGTGGTTCCAAGATCTAAACCTTTGATGCTGATAGCTCCAAAACCACAGGATAAGAAGTCTATGGGCCTCCCTCAGAGGATGGGTGCCCTTTCCCCTGGAAGCGTTCGATCTCTTTCGTCACAACAGATGATGAACAGACTCACTATACCAAAGCCTACGTTAAATTCCGCAGGAGTGAACATGATGTCAAATGTGCACCTACAACAAAACAATTACGGGGTCAAGTCAGTACCGCCAAGCTACGTTGGTCAGCCAGGGGGAAGGCTAAACTTGAGTGGGAGTGCACAGGTTTCTATTCCACAACAATCACAGACAATGAAGCAGTTTTCAACAAGTGGAAATGGAAGGCCTTATACTCTCGGAGGGGAACAGAGATCACAGGCCTCAGCAAGATACTCTCTTCAGTCTGCCAATTCATCTTCCCTTTCATCAGCTCAGTTGAAACAGACGTCGTTATCTCAGTCACAGTCAGCCTCGAGAGTATTAGGTCAGTCTGGCTCAAAATCTCCTGTAGCTGCTACAGGCCCTTCCCCTGTCAATACGTCATCCACACAGAAGTGGAAAATCTGTACAATCTGTAATGAGCTGTTTCCTGAGAATGTGTATAGTGTCCACTTCGAAAAGGAGCACAAGGCTGAAAAGGTGCCTGCGGTAGCTAACTATATAATGAAAATCCACAATTTCACTAGCAAATGTCTATACTGTAATCGCTATTTACCCACTGATACGTTGCTTAATCATATGTTAATACATGGTCTGTCTTGTCCGTATTGCCGTTCGACCTTCAATGACGTGGAAAAGATGGCTGCTCACATGCGAATGGTTCATGTCGATGAAGAAATGGGACCTAAAACTGATTCCACTCTAACCTTTGATTTGACATTGCAGCAGGGTAGTCACACGAATATCCATCTTCTTGTAACCACCTACAACCTGAGAGATGCTCCTGCTGAATCTGTAGCTTACCACGCTCAGAATACTCCCCCGGTTCCTCCAAAGCCACAGCCGAAAGTCCAGGAGAAGTCTGATGTACCTGTAAAAAGTTCTCCACAAGCAGCAGTTCCCTACAAAAAAGACGTGGGGAAAACTCTCTGTCCTCTGTGCTTTTCAATCCTAAAAGGACCCATCTCTGATGCACTTGCACATCATCTACGGGAGAGGCATCAAGTAATTCAGACAGTTCACCCGGTTGAGAAAAAGCTGACCTACAAATGCATTCATTGCCTTGGTGTATATACGAGTAACATGACTGCCTCAACTATAACGCTGCACCTTGTCCACTGCAGAGGTGTGGGGAAGACCCAGAACGGCCAGGACAAAGGTACTTCCTCATCTCGGCTCAGTCAGTCTCCAGCTGTAGCACCCGTAAAACGTACTTACGAGCACATGGAATTCTCACtgatgaagaagaggaaaatggatgACGATGACTCCCCCTCTGCCTTTGAGGAGAAGCCTGAAGAACCTGTAGTTCTAGCATTGGACCCCAAGGGTCATGAAGATGATTCCTATGAAgccaggaaaacatttcttacaaaatattttaataagcaaCCATATCCCACTAGGAGAGAGATTGAAAAGCTGGCTGCCAGTTTGTGGCTCTGGAAGTCTGATATTGCATCTCATTTTagtaacaaaaggaagaaatgtgtaAGAGATTGTGAAAAATACAAACCTGGTGTGCTGCTCGGTTTCAATATGAAAGAGTTAAACAAAGTCAAACATGAAATGGATTTTGATGCTGAATGGCTGTTTGAAAACCACGATGAAAAGAATTCCAGAGTCAACGTTAGTAAGACTgttgataaaaaaataaacttagaaaaagacaatgaaagTTCCTCAGACAGCTATGAAAATATAGAAGAGGAATACAATGAAAGTGGGAGTCCATTTGGTCAGCGTATTTCCGACAGTGGTGGGAAAACCTCTTCTGATAGCACAGTGGAGAACCCAGAGGACAGCATATCCAAGGAAAtcatagaagaaaatacattacaGTCTCCAGAAAAGTCTGatccaaaaccagagaaaagcTCTAAATATGAAGAGATTCTTTCTACTGAAGAGCCAACAAAACTGGTAGGCGATGTCTCGGATAGCGACGGTGATCAGGATGATCAAGATGATGCTGTTGAATGGAAAGATGGAGCTTCACAGTCTGAAAGTGGGCCCGGCTCTCAGCAGGTTTCTGATTTTGAAGATAATACATCGGAAGTAAAGCCAGAGGTGTGGACAGATGAATCCTCCCAAAGTGAAGATGCGAGCAGCAGTAAACCAGCTGGTGAGACAAAGGGGGGTGGATCTGAAAGTGAGGAAGAACAGTCAAAGTGGAAGAATCGTTCCTATGGAAAAGTAGAAGAGTTTTGGTCTAAGGACCAGTCGCAATGGAAAAACGCATCAGAGATTGAGGAGAGCTTGTCAAACCAGCAGATGGAATGGCAGAATAGCACAATTGACAGTGAGGATGGAGAGCAGTTTGACAGTGTGACTGATGGAGTAGCAGAGCCAATGCACAGCAGCTTAACCAGTGTGGAGCTGAGCAGCCAGCAAGCATGA
- the ADNP gene encoding activity-dependent neuroprotector homeobox protein isoform X3, translating into MEYCMLGTSAFHKKEKQARARERDMLKKRRRRQDYLKRSVEPQKNAETIKWHRDDEKRRENEQVKDKDIKKRWRQDERERRKNVDAMNWRYEREDEKRENERETMFQLPVNNLGSLRKARKTVKKILSDIGLEYCKEHIEDFKQFEPNDFYLKNTTWEDVGLWDPSLTKNQDYRTKPFCCSACPFSSKFFSAYKSHFRNVHSEDFENRILLNCPYCTFNADKKTLETHIKIFHAPNANTPSGGISTFKDKNKHDSLKPKQADSVDQAVYYCKKCTYRDPLYEIVRKHIYREHFQHVAAPYVAKGGEKSLNGAVPLSSSTREEGSIHCKRCLFMPKSYEALVQHVIEDHERIGYQVTAMIGHTNVVVPRSKPLMLIAPKPQDKKSMGLPQRMGALSPGSVRSLSSQQMMNRLTIPKPTLNSAGVNMMSNVHLQQNNYGVKSVPPSYVGQPGGRLNLSGSAQVSIPQQSQTMKQFSTSGNGRPYTLGGEQRSQASARYSLQSANSSSLSSAQLKQTSLSQSQSASRVLGQSGSKSPVAATGPSPVNTSSTQKWKICTICNELFPENVYSVHFEKEHKAEKVPAVANYIMKIHNFTSKCLYCNRYLPTDTLLNHMLIHGLSCPYCRSTFNDVEKMAAHMRMVHVDEEMGPKTDSTLTFDLTLQQGSHTNIHLLVTTYNLRDAPAESVAYHAQNTPPVPPKPQPKVQEKSDVPVKSSPQAAVPYKKDVGKTLCPLCFSILKGPISDALAHHLRERHQVIQTVHPVEKKLTYKCIHCLGVYTSNMTASTITLHLVHCRGVGKTQNGQDKGTSSSRLSQSPAVAPVKRTYEHMEFSLMKKRKMDDDDSPSAFEEKPEEPVVLALDPKGHEDDSYEARKTFLTKYFNKQPYPTRREIEKLAASLWLWKSDIASHFSNKRKKCVRDCEKYKPGVLLGFNMKELNKVKHEMDFDAEWLFENHDEKNSRVNVSKTVDKKINLEKDNESSSDSYENIEEEYNESGSPFGQRISDSGGKTSSDSTVENPEDSISKEIIEENTLQSPEKSDPKPEKSSKYEEILSTEEPTKLVGDVSDSDGDQDDQDDAVEWKDGASQSESGPGSQQVSDFEDNTSEVKPEVWTDESSQSEDASSSKPAGETKGGGSESEEEQSKWKNRSYGKVEEFWSKDQSQWKNASEIEESLSNQQMEWQNSTIDSEDGEQFDSVTDGVAEPMHSSLTSVELSSQQA; encoded by the exons aTGGAGTATTGCATGCTGGGAACAAGTGCTTTCCATAAG aaagaaaagcaggctcGTGCCAGGGAAAGGGATATGttaaaaaagaggaggaggcgACAAGACTATCTCAAAAGAAGCGTGGAGCcgcagaaaaatgcagaaacaataaaatggCACAGGGATGAtgagaagaggagagaaaatgagcAAGTTAAGGACAAAGATATCAAGAAGCGGTGGAGACAGGATGAGAGAGAACGACGAAAGAATGTGGACGCTATGAATTGGCGCTATGAAAGGGAAGATGAGAAGAGGGAAAATGAGCGAG AAACTATGTTCCAACTTCCTGTCAACAACCTTGGCAGTTTAAGAAAGGCCCggaaaactgtgaaaaaaatacttagTGACATTGGTTTGGAATACTGTAAAGAACATATAGAA GATTTTAAGCAGTTTGAACCTAATgacttttatttgaaaaacactACATGGGAAGATGTAGGATTGTGGGACCCATCGCTTACAAAAAATCAG GACTATCGGACAAAGCCCTTTTGCTGCAGTGCATGTCCATTCTCCTCGAAGTTCTTTTCAGCGTACAAAAGCCACTTCCGGAATGTTCATAGTGAAGACTTTGAAAATAGGATTCTCCTTAATTGTCCTTATTGTACGTTCAATGCGGACAAAAAGACTTTGGAAACgcacattaaaatatttcatgctcCAAATGCCAATACACCGAGTGGAGGCATCAGcacttttaaagataaaaacaaacatgaTAGCCTTAAACCTAAGCAGGCTGACAGTGTAGATCAAGCTGTTTATTACTGTAAGAAGTGCACTTACCGAGATCCTCTGTATGAAATAGTTAGAAAGCACATTTACAGGGAACATTTTCAGCATGTTGCTGCTCCTTATGTAGCGAAGGGAGGTGAAAAGTCACTCAATGGTGCAGTTCCATTAAGTTCCAGTACCCGAGAGGAGGGGAGTATTCACTGCAAACGATGCCTTTTTATGCCGAAGTCGTACGAAGCTTTAGTACAGCATGTTATCGAAGACCACGAACGTATAGGATATCAGGTGACAGCAATGATAGGTCACACTAATGTAGTGGTTCCAAGATCTAAACCTTTGATGCTGATAGCTCCAAAACCACAGGATAAGAAGTCTATGGGCCTCCCTCAGAGGATGGGTGCCCTTTCCCCTGGAAGCGTTCGATCTCTTTCGTCACAACAGATGATGAACAGACTCACTATACCAAAGCCTACGTTAAATTCCGCAGGAGTGAACATGATGTCAAATGTGCACCTACAACAAAACAATTACGGGGTCAAGTCAGTACCGCCAAGCTACGTTGGTCAGCCAGGGGGAAGGCTAAACTTGAGTGGGAGTGCACAGGTTTCTATTCCACAACAATCACAGACAATGAAGCAGTTTTCAACAAGTGGAAATGGAAGGCCTTATACTCTCGGAGGGGAACAGAGATCACAGGCCTCAGCAAGATACTCTCTTCAGTCTGCCAATTCATCTTCCCTTTCATCAGCTCAGTTGAAACAGACGTCGTTATCTCAGTCACAGTCAGCCTCGAGAGTATTAGGTCAGTCTGGCTCAAAATCTCCTGTAGCTGCTACAGGCCCTTCCCCTGTCAATACGTCATCCACACAGAAGTGGAAAATCTGTACAATCTGTAATGAGCTGTTTCCTGAGAATGTGTATAGTGTCCACTTCGAAAAGGAGCACAAGGCTGAAAAGGTGCCTGCGGTAGCTAACTATATAATGAAAATCCACAATTTCACTAGCAAATGTCTATACTGTAATCGCTATTTACCCACTGATACGTTGCTTAATCATATGTTAATACATGGTCTGTCTTGTCCGTATTGCCGTTCGACCTTCAATGACGTGGAAAAGATGGCTGCTCACATGCGAATGGTTCATGTCGATGAAGAAATGGGACCTAAAACTGATTCCACTCTAACCTTTGATTTGACATTGCAGCAGGGTAGTCACACGAATATCCATCTTCTTGTAACCACCTACAACCTGAGAGATGCTCCTGCTGAATCTGTAGCTTACCACGCTCAGAATACTCCCCCGGTTCCTCCAAAGCCACAGCCGAAAGTCCAGGAGAAGTCTGATGTACCTGTAAAAAGTTCTCCACAAGCAGCAGTTCCCTACAAAAAAGACGTGGGGAAAACTCTCTGTCCTCTGTGCTTTTCAATCCTAAAAGGACCCATCTCTGATGCACTTGCACATCATCTACGGGAGAGGCATCAAGTAATTCAGACAGTTCACCCGGTTGAGAAAAAGCTGACCTACAAATGCATTCATTGCCTTGGTGTATATACGAGTAACATGACTGCCTCAACTATAACGCTGCACCTTGTCCACTGCAGAGGTGTGGGGAAGACCCAGAACGGCCAGGACAAAGGTACTTCCTCATCTCGGCTCAGTCAGTCTCCAGCTGTAGCACCCGTAAAACGTACTTACGAGCACATGGAATTCTCACtgatgaagaagaggaaaatggatgACGATGACTCCCCCTCTGCCTTTGAGGAGAAGCCTGAAGAACCTGTAGTTCTAGCATTGGACCCCAAGGGTCATGAAGATGATTCCTATGAAgccaggaaaacatttcttacaaaatattttaataagcaaCCATATCCCACTAGGAGAGAGATTGAAAAGCTGGCTGCCAGTTTGTGGCTCTGGAAGTCTGATATTGCATCTCATTTTagtaacaaaaggaagaaatgtgtaAGAGATTGTGAAAAATACAAACCTGGTGTGCTGCTCGGTTTCAATATGAAAGAGTTAAACAAAGTCAAACATGAAATGGATTTTGATGCTGAATGGCTGTTTGAAAACCACGATGAAAAGAATTCCAGAGTCAACGTTAGTAAGACTgttgataaaaaaataaacttagaaaaagacaatgaaagTTCCTCAGACAGCTATGAAAATATAGAAGAGGAATACAATGAAAGTGGGAGTCCATTTGGTCAGCGTATTTCCGACAGTGGTGGGAAAACCTCTTCTGATAGCACAGTGGAGAACCCAGAGGACAGCATATCCAAGGAAAtcatagaagaaaatacattacaGTCTCCAGAAAAGTCTGatccaaaaccagagaaaagcTCTAAATATGAAGAGATTCTTTCTACTGAAGAGCCAACAAAACTGGTAGGCGATGTCTCGGATAGCGACGGTGATCAGGATGATCAAGATGATGCTGTTGAATGGAAAGATGGAGCTTCACAGTCTGAAAGTGGGCCCGGCTCTCAGCAGGTTTCTGATTTTGAAGATAATACATCGGAAGTAAAGCCAGAGGTGTGGACAGATGAATCCTCCCAAAGTGAAGATGCGAGCAGCAGTAAACCAGCTGGTGAGACAAAGGGGGGTGGATCTGAAAGTGAGGAAGAACAGTCAAAGTGGAAGAATCGTTCCTATGGAAAAGTAGAAGAGTTTTGGTCTAAGGACCAGTCGCAATGGAAAAACGCATCAGAGATTGAGGAGAGCTTGTCAAACCAGCAGATGGAATGGCAGAATAGCACAATTGACAGTGAGGATGGAGAGCAGTTTGACAGTGTGACTGATGGAGTAGCAGAGCCAATGCACAGCAGCTTAACCAGTGTGGAGCTGAGCAGCCAGCAAGCATGA